One segment of Brassica napus cultivar Da-Ae chromosome C3, Da-Ae, whole genome shotgun sequence DNA contains the following:
- the LOC106393772 gene encoding putative F-box/kelch-repeat protein At2g29810: MGGCETPSADWVEAFDLERRVWLRWTWPMASNVRIDFVTYAVVKQRIYTLSPRAWCHAYDPRERTLETWAGGHELRGFWQASSCVVDGMLFNVDPGRFLGHLILVFDLKKQVWRPVKLKGAHGLPPCVYHYGYQSRMGNIGGKLVILVGNQTKWWNYEGEKSIWCVERRRQGGEIRGKVESVDVVFKTTKSTPTIELFRTVIV; encoded by the coding sequence ATGGGAGGGTGCGAGACTCCGTCTGCGGATTGGGTCGAAGCGTTTGATCTCGAGAGAAGGGTTTGGCTTAGGTGGACGTGGCCGATGGCATCTAACGTGAGGATTGATTTCGTGACGTACGCTGTGGtgaaacagaggatttacacgtTGAGTCCACGTGCGTGGTGTCACGCTTACGATCCTAGAGAACGTACGCTAGAAACATGGGCCGGTGGGCATGAATTGAGGGGTTTTTGGCAAGCATCGTCTTGCGTGGTTGATGGTATGCTGTTTAACGTTGATCCTGGGCGTTTTCTTGGGCATTTGATACTCGTGTTTGATCTGAAGAAGCAAGTTTGGAGACCTGTTAAGCTTAAAGGTGCTCATGGTTTGCCTCCTTGTGTCTATCATTATGGTTACCAGTCTAGAATGGGTAATATTGGTGGGAAGCTTGTGATTTTGGTCGGTAATCAGACCAAGTGGTGGAATTATGAGGGTGAGAAAAGTATATGGTGCGTGGAGAGAAGACGTCAAGGAGGTGAGATTAGGGGGAAGGTTGAATCAGTCGATGTTGTGTTTAAAACCACCAAGTCAACGCCTACCATTGAGCTTTTTCGAACTGTTATCGTCTGA